From a region of the Sulfuriferula plumbiphila genome:
- a CDS encoding ferritin-like domain-containing protein codes for MSMYADPRLSGYLSRALSHELAAVQQYLMQAKLTGLWGLSEMSARLRDDVNEELVHAGRLMERMLVLGVPSNATQLPPARPGRSVTEMLQIDRALEIEAIRLYEEAAQYCARIRDSETQALFAGILQDELGHLGELDRMLMDLAGVA; via the coding sequence ATGTCGATGTATGCCGATCCACGATTGAGCGGATATCTGTCACGCGCCCTCAGCCACGAGCTGGCGGCGGTACAGCAGTATCTCATGCAGGCCAAACTCACTGGCCTGTGGGGCCTGTCCGAAATGAGCGCACGCCTGCGTGACGACGTGAATGAAGAGCTGGTGCATGCGGGACGCCTGATGGAAAGGATGCTGGTGTTGGGTGTGCCTTCCAATGCCACGCAGTTGCCACCTGCACGACCCGGGCGGAGCGTGACGGAAATGTTGCAGATAGACCGTGCGCTGGAAATAGAGGCGATACGATTGTACGAAGAAGCCGCACAGTATTGCGCCCGGATTCGCGACAGCGAGACGCAGGCCCTGTTCGCCGGCATTTTGCAGGATGAACTGGGCCACCTGGGCGAACTGGATCGAATGTTGATGGATTTGGCGGGGGTGGCGTGA
- a CDS encoding BMC domain-containing protein, which translates to MANVSGIALGMIETRGLVPAIEAADAMTKAAEVRLVGRQFVGGGYVTVLVRGETGAVNAAVRAGADACERVGDGLVAAHIIARVHNEVENILPSPAA; encoded by the coding sequence ATGGCAAACGTAAGCGGAATTGCACTGGGCATGATTGAAACCCGTGGCCTGGTACCGGCGATTGAAGCGGCCGACGCGATGACCAAGGCAGCGGAAGTGCGTCTGGTGGGCCGTCAGTTTGTTGGCGGCGGCTACGTGACCGTGCTGGTGCGTGGTGAAACCGGCGCGGTGAACGCAGCCGTGCGTGCCGGTGCCGATGCATGCGAGCGCGTGGGTGACGGTCTGGTGGCGGCACACATCATTGCGCGCGTACACAACGAAGTCGAAAACATCCTGCCCAGCCCTGCAGCGTAA
- a CDS encoding BMC domain-containing protein, whose amino-acid sequence MANVSGIALGMIETRGLVPAIEAADAMTKAAEVRLVGRQFVGGGYVTVLVRGETGAVNAAVRAGADACERVGDGLVAAHIIARVHSEVENILPSSPDAGMGGRDGDIS is encoded by the coding sequence ATGGCAAACGTAAGCGGAATTGCACTGGGCATGATTGAAACCCGTGGCCTGGTACCGGCGATTGAAGCGGCCGACGCGATGACCAAGGCAGCGGAAGTGCGTCTGGTGGGCCGTCAGTTTGTTGGCGGCGGCTACGTGACCGTGCTGGTGCGTGGTGAAACCGGCGCGGTGAACGCAGCCGTGCGTGCCGGTGCCGATGCATGCGAGCGCGTGGGTGACGGTCTGGTGGCGGCACACATCATTGCGCGCGTACACAGCGAAGTCGAAAACATTCTGCCCAGCTCGCCTGATGCCGGCATGGGCGGGCGTGACGGCGATATCAGCTAA